A stretch of Verrucomicrobiia bacterium DNA encodes these proteins:
- a CDS encoding DUF362 domain-containing protein: protein MMDRRDFVARAAKAGLALAAVGAGGVALRDPRGPSGQPAGGSVSLPDFSVPEVGPKLSLMTGSDRAQSLEHALKALGGIEQFIKPGDRVVLKVNAAFASPPSLCATSHPDLVAALTRLCLSAGAASVVVTDNPINDPASCFMLTGIGKASQAAGAKLALPGPSSFKSVTLAGGRLIKDWPFLFEPLRGATRLIGLAPVKDHHRSGASLAMKNWYGLLGGRRNIFHQDIHSIIFELAMLVRPTLVILDGTNTMISNGPTGGSLEDLKATNTMIVSTDQVAADAAAATLLGKTPATLPFLTKAAAAGLGTLDYQSLRPGVGESTFAK, encoded by the coding sequence ATGATGGACCGTCGTGATTTTGTCGCGCGCGCAGCCAAAGCCGGCCTTGCCCTGGCCGCCGTTGGGGCTGGTGGCGTCGCCTTGCGCGACCCGCGCGGACCCTCCGGCCAGCCGGCGGGCGGGTCTGTGTCGCTGCCGGATTTTTCAGTGCCTGAGGTCGGGCCAAAGCTGAGCCTGATGACCGGCTCAGACCGGGCGCAAAGCCTCGAACACGCCCTCAAGGCGCTGGGTGGAATTGAGCAATTCATTAAACCGGGCGACCGCGTGGTGCTTAAAGTGAATGCCGCCTTTGCCTCGCCGCCTTCACTCTGCGCAACGAGCCATCCCGATCTTGTAGCAGCCCTCACCCGGTTGTGTCTTTCCGCAGGCGCCGCCTCGGTCGTTGTTACCGATAATCCCATTAACGATCCGGCAAGCTGTTTTATGCTGACCGGCATTGGCAAAGCCTCCCAAGCTGCCGGCGCCAAATTGGCCCTGCCTGGGCCTTCCTCCTTTAAATCGGTCACCCTGGCTGGCGGGCGCTTGATTAAGGACTGGCCATTTTTGTTCGAGCCGCTGCGTGGAGCTACACGGCTAATCGGCCTGGCGCCGGTCAAGGACCATCATCGCAGCGGTGCTTCCCTGGCAATGAAGAACTGGTACGGCCTGCTCGGCGGCCGGCGCAACATTTTTCACCAGGACATTCACTCGATCATTTTCGAGCTCGCGATGCTGGTCCGGCCAACCCTCGTCATCCTCGATGGCACGAACACGATGATTTCCAACGGCCCGACCGGCGGCTCGCTCGAAGACCTCAAAGCAACCAATACAATGATCGTCAGCACCGACCAGGTAGCCGCCGACGCCGCCGCCGCGACGCTGCTGGGGAAAACGCCCGCAACCCTTCCGTTTCTAACGAAGGCAGCAGCCGCGGGGCTGGGGACGCTGGACTACCAATCGCTCAGGCCCGGGGTAGGTGAATCAACTTTTGCGAAATGA